The Flavobacterium psychrotrophum region GTTAAAACTAAGAGCAGGTTATGGCGAAACATCTAATCAGGCTGTAAATCCATATAAAACACTTGGTGTTTTAGCCTCAAGGCCATACAACTTTGGCGATCAGTATGCAACAGGGTTTTATGTGTCAGAACTTCCAAGCCCTTCATTAGGGTGGGAGTACACAAAATCAACAAACTATGGTTTAGATTTTGGCTTATTCAATGGCCGCTTAAACGGTACTTTAGAATACTATGTACAAAAAACAAGCGATGTATTGATGCAGGTAGGGCTTCCGGCTACATCTGGCGCAAATGCTTATACTGATAACGTTGCAAACACACAAAACAAGGGTCTTGAGTTTTCACTTAATGGTATTATTATAGACAATCCTGATGGTTTTAGCCTTGATGCAGGATTTAACATCTATGGTAACCGTAATAAAATTACCTCACTTTCCAGCGGACAACAAGAAGATAGAAATAACTGGTGGTTTGTAGGCAAGCCCATAAACGTTATTTATGATTATAAAAACCAGGGGCTTTGGCAGGAAGGCGATTTATACCAGGGCATTTTAGAGCCGGGTGGTGGCCCGGGCATGATAAAGGTACAGTACACAGGCGATTATAATGCAGATGGTACACCTGTAAGAGCAGTAGGCCAGGATGACCGCCAGGTTATAGATGTTAATCCTGATTTTCAGGGAGGTTTTAATACACACATGAGTTATAAAAACTTTGACCTGGGTATTGTAGGTGGTTTCCAGAGTGGTGGTGTACTAATCAGTACATTATATGGCTCATCTGGTTACCTGAATATGCTTAACGGACGCCGTGGACAGGTAGATGTAGACTACTGGACACCTCAAAATACGGATGCAAGATATCCTAATCCGGCTGGCTTAAGAAGCGGGGATAATCCTAAATATGCTAGTACATTGGGCTATTTTGACGGATCATATGTTAAAATACGCACCATTACTGTAGGTTATAACTTTACACAGGATTTTCTTAAAAATGCAGGTATAGATAAGCTAAGGTTATATGCTACACTACAAAATCCGTTTATTATTTATTCTCCGTACCACAAAAAGACGGGATTGGATCCTGAACCAAACTCTTACGCTAATCAAAACGCAGCTGTAACAGATACGTATCAACCCAGACTTTTAACTGTAGGAACAAATACGCCTGCAACACGCAGTTTTATGTTTGGTTTAAATGTGTCATTCTAAAAAAAGAAACGTAATGAAAAGAATAAATTTTAAAACATTAATGCTGGCATCTGTAACAACCTTATTGCTTACAGGGTGTAATGATGAGATTTTAGATGAAACGCCTCGCGCTACATATACGCCAGAATATTTTAAAACAGAAGCCGGTATATATGGCGGTTTAACAGGTATGTATGCCCATCTTCGCTATATTTATGGGCAGGGCTATTATTATAACTCTTGCCTTACAGGTACAGATGAGGTAACCTATGCACAAAGTGCCGATGGTAACTTTAAAGACATGGATATGTCTGGCGTGGGGCAAATTACCGGTACAACAAGCCGTACAGATGTACTTTGGGGTGCTGCATGGACTAATATAAATAGTGCCAGTGGTATTATACAATACGGCTCTGAGGCAGGAATATCTGAGGCATTATTATCTGAAGCCCGTTTTTTCCGTGCATTTGATTACTTCCTGCTTGTACAAACATTTGGTGGTGTGCCGCTGGATATGGGGTCTGGGGAGCTTAAATTTAATATAACCCCTACCAGGACTTCTGTAAGAAATACGGTTCCTGAAGTGTATACAAAAGCCGTTTTCCCTGATCTTTTAACAGCCATAGAAAACTTGCCCGATGCAGCCCGTGTAAAGGGAGGTGTTACTAAAACGGTAGCCCGCCTTTATCTTGCTAAAGCATACTTAACATTTGCCTGGTGGCTGGATAACCCTAACGGAATAGCTACCTATCCTGATGCGCCAAGAACAGACCCTGACGGGCATAATTCGCAATGGTACTATCAGCAGGCTTATGATGTAGCTGTTGCAGGTATTAATAACCCTGGCGCATATGCATTACAACCTACATACTACGATGTTAACGTAGCAAGTAATGATCGTAACAGCGAAATTTTATTATATGCAGACCATACACAAGGCAGTGAGTTTTATAACGGCGGAAGCCTTACTTATGGTAATGGTGGCGCGCCGGATAACTTTGCAAGCTGGTTAATGACCTGGAACTATACAGAAATGCGTAGCGCATCTAACACGTCACAATCTACTCTTATAAGTTCTGTACAGCGTGAAGCCTCACAACCGTTAGGACGCCCGTGGACACGTATGTGCCCTACTATTAATGTTGTAACAGGTACGTTTGCAGATAAAACAAACGACTCACGCTATGATGGTACTTTTACAACGGTATACCGTGGTAACTGGAACAAGGCCGGAGTAGCTAACGCCACGCTTTACAATGCAAATAATCTTACGGTAGCTCCCGGAGATGCGATATTAACCTTCCTTGACGAAGAACCATCGCAATCAATTGATTATTCTAATGGTACTTACAAAAGCAATATTGGAGCCGGTGTGCTGCCGGGCAGAGCAGATTATGTAGTTTCGCCACAGGGAATAAGCCGCAGGGTATATCCTGGATTATGGAAAATAGGACCGTACCGTACCGATAGTGGTACAGGCCTTGGCCAGCCAAATGCTGCAAGTACACGACCGTTTAATATTGCAAAATTCTCAGAACTTTATTTTGTAGCTGCAGAGGCTGCTGTAAAAGGAGCCGTAACTCAAGGTGGCAGGAGTGCAAGAGATCTTGTAAATGTTATACGTGCACGTGCAGGTAAATGGCGTTGGGATAATGGTGCTAATGCTGCCAGGGTAGAAGATAACAGTGCAGCAATTACTGCAGCTACTCCGGCTACTATAGATGTTAATTATATACTTGCTGAGCGATCTCGCGAATACTATGGTGAAGGCTACCGTTGGTTTGACCTTGTAAGGACACAAAAATGGAACGAATTAGCTTCAAGCTATAGCATTTGTGGCCCTAATGTTGGCGACCATACGCCACAAACCTTTACCCGTACTATAGAACCACATATGTACCTTAGGCCTATACCGCAGGGACAGTTAGATGCTATGACAGGAGATGTTTTAAGCTATCAAAATCCGGGATACAATTAATTTTGGGTTAGTTAATTGAATTTATTTTTAAAAAGTGTGTAACGGGTGGTCATTCACCCGTTATGCTGTTTATAGAGGTGCCAATTTTTATATATTTAAACTATGATGAAAAGCAATTTCATAAAACACATTTTACTTTTTACAGTTTTACTGTTTCAGTTTACTGTCTTAGCTCAAATAAGGTTGCCAAAGCTTATTAGCAATGGCATGGTGCTGCAACATTCAGAAAAATTAAAAATATGGGGCTGGGCAGCACCGGGCGAAACCGTAATGCTGGCCTTTGAAGCTAAAACCTATAAGGCAACGGCTAATGCTACAGGAGAGTGGGTAATAGCCTTGCCACCTCATAAACCCGGAGGCCCATACAGTATGGTGTTTAGGGCGAGTAATGCCGTAACGGTAACTAACATCCTTTTTGGCGATGTATGGTTGTGCAGTGGGCAGTCGAATATGGAACTGGGTATGAACCGCCTTATGGATACCTATCCGGAAGAAGCTACTGCGGCTAACGATAACATAAGACAGTTTTTAGTACCCGATGTACCGGTGTTTAAGGGCAGGCAGGCAGACCTTGAAGCTGGTAAGTGGGATGCCGTGAGCAGCGCTACAATAGCTGATTTTTCGGGTGTAGCTTACTTTTTTGCGAAAGCGCTTTATAAAAAATATCATATTCCAGTGGGTATAATCAATTCTGCACTGGGTGGGTCTCCTGCACAGGCCTGGATAAGTGAAGACGGATTAAAAAAATTTCCTGGCTATTACAGCGAACTCCAGGAGTTTAAAGGCGATAACCTTATTGCTAAGATTAAAGAAGAAGATAAAAACAACTCTGCCTCATGGCATAAGGAACTTAATGCAAAAGATATCGGCCTAAAAAATGACTGGAAGAAAGCAGATTTTGATGATAGCAAGTGGGATGATTTTACACTTCCCGGTTACTGGGCAGATGGCGCAGCGGGTAATGTAAACGGTGCTTTTTGGTTCAGAAAAACGATAGATGTTCCGCCCGGTATGGCAGGCAAAGCAGCCAGGCTGGAACTGGGCAGGATTGTAGATGCCGATTCAGTTTTTGTTAACAATGTGTTTGTAGGCAATACCACCTACCAGTATCCGCCAAGAAAGTATAAAATAGATGCCGGCATTTTAAAGCCTGGTAAAAATACCATTGTGGTGCGGGTAATAAATAGTGGCGGTAAAGGAGGCTTTGTGTTAGACAAGCCTTACAAACTTTATGCAGGTAGTGATACCATAAACCTTGCAGGTGCCTGGAAGTACAAACAGGGGTGTACTATGCAGCCTGCTAAATCGCAGACATTTTTTACAACTAAAGCGGGCGGATTGTACAATGCCATGATTGCACCATTACAAAATTACACCATAAAAGGAGCACTGTGGTACCAGGGTGAATCGAACACCGCTAAACCGGACGAGTACTTCGAGCTGATGAAGACCCTTATTGCCGACTGGCGTTCAGGTTGGGGTAAAGAATTTCCGTTCTTGTATGTACAGTTACCTGGATTTATGGATGAGAAGAAGGAACCGGGCAATAGCAACTGGGCTACGCTGCGCGACGGGCAGGCAAAATTACTTTCAGTTAAGAATACTGCGATGGCAGTAACCCTGGATCTTGGAGAATGGAATGACATTCATCCGCTTAACAAGAAAGACGTAGGCGAAAGGCTGGCACTTAATGCAGAAAAACTGCTATATGGAGATAAGAGTATTGTGGCAAGCGGCCCTACTTTAAAAACCATAAAACGGGAAGGCAGTAAGCTCATACTTACTTATGAAAATGTAGGTACAGGGCTTACCATTAAAAATGGTGGTGCACTTAAATACTTTGCCATAGCCGGTAAAGATGGAAAATATGTTTGGGCAAAAGCTGAAATTAAAGGCGAAAATCAGGTAGTGGTATGGAGCGATGCAGTTATAGATCCTGTGTCTGTTTCGTATGCGTGGGCAGATAATCCTGCTACAGCAAATTTGTACAATAAGGAGGGTTTGCCTGCTGCGCCGTTCAGGAAAAGTGCTAAACAATAAACGAATAATTTTGGATGGTTTTGAAATGAAGAAAACCTAAAATTTGGCGAATATAATTTCTGATAAAATAAAAAAAATTGTAACATTGTTGTAAGTTGCTAAACATTGTTATGTTTTGCATAAAATCATGAGATGATTTTATTTTTTCAGGAAAACGTTATAACCAAATCAGGTTTTTTAAACGAAACCACAAGTATTTATGAGTAGCATTACGATAAAGGATATTGCAAAGGCTTTAAATTTTTCTGTTTCTACAATTTCCAAAGCGTTAAACAACAGCTACGAAATAAGTCCGGAAACCAAGAAGATAATAAATGATTATGCCAAAGCCAATAATTACAGAATTAACAGGCTGGCAAAAAGCTTAAAAGTAGGGCACACAAATTCCATTGGGGTTATTGTGTGCTCTTATTTTAGCAGTACTTTCCTTGCGCAGATACTCGATGGCATACAAAAAGCATCTCAGGAATCTGGCCATGATATCATTATAATGCAAAGCTTTGAGAATGTAGATACCGAGAAAGCCTGCCTTGAGTCACTTATTTCTAAAGGTGTAGACGGCATACTTATGGCTCCTGTAAGCGAAACCTCAAACTCTGATTTACTTAAAGATATCAATCAAAATCATTGCCCTATTGTATTATTCGACAGGATTAACTCGGGCATCCAGACAACAAAAATAGGCGTTAACGAATATGAAGGTTCGCTAAAAGCCACACAGCACCTTATAAACATCAACAGAAAGAGGATCGTGTTTATAACGGGCGATAAGTTTGGCGAAAATAACCCAAGGATACTGGGGTATAAAAAGGCGCTGAAAAATCTTGATATCCCGTTCAACCAGCGGTATATGATACACTGCAATCTTGAAAATACCGAAGAGATGGATGCCAGGATAAGTAGCTCTATTAAGGAACTTATGGAGCTAAGCATCCGCCCGAATGCGATATTTGGCGCTACCGATGTTATTACAACACGCACACTGGGCATCTTAGCCGGCCTCAACATCAAAGTGCCGGAAGAACTGGCCGTTATTGGCTTTGCCAATACAGATATTGCTTTTTCACTAAATCCATCTTTATCTACCATCAGGCAGCCCGCCCGGGAAATGGGTTATCTGGCTCTTACAAAGCTTGTAGAGATTATAGATGCGCCTAATAAAAGACAGCACAAGTTTGAAACGGTACTATTAGAAACCTCGATCCAGTTAAGAAAATCGACCGGAATGTAGTTACAGGCGTACAATCTTCATCTTAGGTACAAGTAGTTTCATTACCATCCAGGCAAAAAGATAAGAAAAGGCACATATTGTAAATACAATGGTGTAACCGGTGCTTATGCTTCCAACAGATTTATAGTAGTCAAAAATTCGTCCCACAAAAAAGGACATCAGGGCACCGCTAAGGCCGCCCGCCATGCCACCAATACCCGTAACACTTGCCACAGCCGCCTTAGGAAACATATCTGATACCGTGCTGTATACATTTGCAGACCATGCCTGGTGTGCCGATGCACCCACACCTATAAGTAGTGCAGGAACCCAGTATGACAAATGACCAAAAGGCTGTATGAGCAAAATCAACAATGGGAAAAAAGCGATGATCAGCATAGCTTTCATGCGTCCGTCATAAGATGCATAGCCTTTATTTATAAAATACATAGGGAACCATCCGCCACTTATGCTGCCCACCATAGTTAATGTATAAAGCACAGCAAGAGGCAGGGTTATCTCGGTAGGGGTTAGGTTAAACTGCGTGGTAAGGTAAGAGGGCAGCCAAAACAGAAAAAACCACCACACACCGTCGGTAAGGAATTTACCTGCTGTATAGGCCCACGTTTGCCTGTAGGTAAGCAGTTTTAGCCAGTTTACTTTTATTTCGGGTTCAGGTTCAGATATTTTATCAAAAACAGTATCGCTGGCTATGTATTCGAGTTCTTCTTTAGAGAGCCTTTTTTGTTTTAACGGGGTATCATAATAGTACAGCCAGAAAATAAGCCATACAAAGCCCAGTGCCCCAATAATAATAAACGAGCTTTGCCACCCAAACGTATAGGCCAGCCAGGGCACGGTAAGCGGTGCAAGGATGGCACCAATGTTAGAGCCCGAATTAAAGATGCCTGTGGCAAGGGCACGTTCCTTTTTAGGAAAGTATTCTGCGGTGGCCTTGATGGCTGCCGGAAAATTAGCCGATTCTCCCATTCCCAGCACCAGGCGCGACACGATAAAGCCCAGTACCGAAACAGATATTGCTGAAATACCAATGAGTCCTAAAACGTTTGCGGAAAAAGATCCGATTTCTAAAGCAAAAGCGTGCATCATAGCGCCCAAAGACCATACTATTAGTGCAATAGTATAGCCTTTTTTAACGCCCAGTTTATCTACAAAACGACCTGCCAGCAGCATAAAAAATGCGTATGCCAACTGAAATACCGCTGTTATGGTTCCGTAATCAGAGTTAGACCAGCCAAATTCTTTTTCCAGTACAGGATGCAGCAGGCTTAGTACCTGCCTGTCTAGATAGTTAATGGTAGTGCCAAAAAACAGCAGTGCGCAAATGGTCCACCTGTATTTTCCTGTAGTATTTTTCATTGGTTGTCTGGTTCCGTTTCCGGATTATAAATTAAAGTAATTTTTGGCATTATTGTAGCATATATCTGATATAATGCTGCCTATCCAGTTAATGTCATTTGGCAGGTAACCCTTACGGATGTCTTCTGCAAAAAGGTTGCACAGCAGCCTCCTGAAATACTCGTGACGTGAGTACGACAGGAACGAGCGCGAATCTGTAAGCATACCAATAAATGTGCTTATCAATCCCTGGTTAGAGAGCGCATTTAGCTGTTTTGTCATGCCGTCCAGCTGGTCTAAAAACCACCACCCAGACCCAAACTGAATTTTGCCACGTATTCCTTCACCCTGAAAGTTGCCTGTCATGGTTGCAAAAAGCGTGTTATCTGCGGGGTTGAGGTTGTAAAGTACAGTCTTCGCCAGTTTTCCTTCCTGTTCTAAATGGTTAAGAAAGGCAGCCAGCGTCTCGCCCTGTTTGTAGTCGCCTACGGTATCATATCCGGTATCGGCACCCAGTACCAAAACCTTGTGTGCATTAGCATTGCGCAACGCCCCTAAATGGAATTGCTGTACCCAGCCTTTGTAAAAATATAATTTAGACAATTCAGACATTACATAAAAAGTAAAAGCATCTTTAATATCAATGTTTTTTATGCTATCTCCTTGTAAAACAGATTTTAATATGCTGTTTAAGTCACTTACAGAATAGCTGCCTTTTGGTGGAATACGGACAAGCCCGTGATCTGACGTTACACAACCTGCCGCATCAAAATAATCTATACGGATGCGGTAGGCTTCCATTAGAGATCCGAGGTCGTTAATTATAATACCCGAAACTTCACTAAGCTTTTGAACATACGTTCTGAACTCTTCTGCCTGGTGGATGTTAAATATCTTATCAGGACGAAAAGAGGGTAGCACCTTAGTTTTTAACGAGCTTTCTTTCAATGCAAGATGATGTTCTAAAGTATCTGTAGGATCATCTGTGGTACCTACCATTGCTACATTAAAATGTTGCAGCAGTCCCTGTGTAGAAAAACCGTCAGATTGTAACAGCTCTCCTGTAATATCATAAATGCGGTCTGCGCTATTACCATTTAAAAGCTCCTGGATACCAAATGGGTTTTTAAGCTCCATGTGCGTCCAGTGAAACAGCGGGTTGCGCAATGTATGCGGTACAGTCTCAGCCCATTTCCGGAACTTTTCCCTGTCCATAGCATCTCCAGTTATATAGCGTTCTTCAATACCAAGCGCACGCATGGCACGCCATTTATAATGGTCGCCCTTAAGCCAGATATCAGTTATATTCTCAAACTTTTTATCGGCGCTAATTGCGTCCGGTGGAAGGTGTGAGTGGTAGTCTACTATTGGCTGGTTTTTGGCAAAGCCGTGGTATAACCGCTCTGCGATATCAGACTGAAGGATAAAATTCTCAGTTAAAAAATATGACATATCCATTAGAGTATTATTGGCCCATAATGCCAAGTTCAAGCCCCCTTAATTCGGCAAGCCCCCGCAATCTACCAATAGCAGAATAGCCCGGATGTGTAACCTTGTTAAGGTCGTCCAGCATTTGGTGGCCATGATCTGGCCTGAAAGGGATAGGGGTGCTTCGTTTACTGTTTTCGGCTACTATAGCTTTCATTACAGCATACATATTTACATCACCGTCAAGGTGGTCTGCTTCATAAAAATTGCCCTGTGCATCCCTCTTTACGTTACGCAGGTGTATAAAATGTACACGGTGTTTTACGGCATCAAATAGGGCAGGGATATCATTATGTGCACCTGCACCTAACGAACCCGTGCAGAAACAGATACCATTATACTGTTCGTTAACACCATTGATGATAAATTCAAGATCTTCTTTATTGCTGGCTATCCTGGGCAGCCCTAAAATAGGGTAAGGCGGGTCGTCAGGGTGGATGGTCATTATAATACCTTCTTCTCTACAAACATTACCTATAGCATTAAGGAAAAACAGCAAATTTTGGCGCAGGCCGTCAAACCCTATTTTTTGGTAGGTATCAATACTTTCTTGCAAGCTGGCTAAGGTTATGCTGTCTTCGCCTGGAACACCCATTAGTATCACTTCGGTAAGCGTTGCTTTTTCTTCAGCAGAAATTGTTGCATTGCGCTCTGCGGCTAATTCTAAAATAGCCTCAGGATATTCTGTAGCGGCATTTTCCCTTTTAAGGATATAAATATCAAAATAAGCCAGGTCTGACCAGTTAAAGTACAATGCCTTAGAGCCGTCTGCCATTTCAAGGTCAAGCTTGGTACGGGTCCAGTCCAGCACCGGCATAAAGTTGTAGCATACGGTCTTTAGGCCGCAGGTACTCAGGTTTTTTAGCGACTGCCTGTAGTTGTCCAGGTATTTTTCGGCATCCTGTGTTCGGGTTTTTATTGCCTCGTGCACAGGTACACTCTCTACTACAGACCATACAAGGCCGGCATCTTCTATTTGTTTTTTTCTTTTTAAAATTTCTTCCACAGTCCATACAGCGCCGTGGGCTACATGGTGCAGTGCAGATACTATGCCGGTGGCTCCTGCCTGTTTTACATCTTGCAGGCTCACAGTATCATCCGGGCCATACCATCTCCATGTTTGTTCTAATTTATTTGCTCCCATAATTAAAATTATACGCCGCTCCAGGCATTAAAACCACCATCTACAAAAATTCTTTCGCCGTTAACAAAACCAGATGCATCGCTCAGCAGATATACTAACGTACCTGCTAATTCCTGCGGGTCACCCAGGCGTGAAAACGGTGTACCGCTTACAAACTTCTGTGCTCTTTCGGTAAAGCTGCCATCAGGGTTGGTAAGCAGGGTACGGTTTTGCTCAGTAAGGAATACCCCCGGGGCAATACAGTTAACACGCACCTTATCGCCATAACGAAGCGACATTTCAGAAGCCATCCATTTTGTGTAGCCGTCTACGCCGTGTTTGGCAACATTATAGCCCAGTCCGCGTGTAATGGCCTGGCTCGCGGCAAGCGATGATATGTTTACGATAGATCCTTTACCTTTTTCGGCAATTACACGGCCAAAAATATGGGTAGGGATAATGGTACCGTACAGGTTAAGCTCTATGGCTTTTATGGTATCTGTTATATCCGAATCAAACAGGTTCTGGTCCGGGCCAATGGTTGCACCGGGAATATTGCCCCCTGCTGCATTTACAAGGCCATCAATCGTACCAAAACGTGCAAGTATCTCTTCCCGTGCACGGATAACCTCATTTTCATCCAGTACATTAGCTGTTACAGCAATGGCTTCGGCGCCCAGTGCCTCTGCCTGTGCCACACGCTCTTTTGCCCTTTCTTCATTTCGGCCTAAAATGGCTATTTTTCCTCCGGCTTCTGCAATGGCTTTTATGAACGATTCGCCCAAAACGCCCGTGCCGCCCGTTACCACAATCACTTTTCCGCGAAGGGAAAATGTATCTATAACACTCATTAAAAAGGTTGTATTTCTAGTTATTTGATGGTTCAATATTACTCTGATATTTTTGTAAACATCAGGTTTTTCAGGATTATCCGCGATAACGTATTCGTAATTTTGCTATGCTCTTAATATCCGGATGCTATCGCGTTTTTCAGTCTTTAAATCGCATAGGCCTGGTTATTTTATTGCAATGGTTTTAGAAACAATATTGCTTTGCGATTTGTTTGGCTCATCAGGCTGGTGACCGCCTACAGCAATTTCAATATTGCCTTTAAATTGGGCTGCTGTGCCGTTTTCTTTAATATATGAGAGGTCATCCGGAGTAAGGATAAACTGCACAGTTTTGCTTTCGCCGGGTTTCAGGTTCAGCCTTTCAAAACCTTTCAGTGCTTTAAGTGCCGTTTTTATACCGTTGTCTTTATTGATTAGGTATAATTGAGCCACCTCGTCGCCGGCACGTTTTCCTGTATTGGTAACCTTTACAGATACGGTAGCGTCTTTACCCTTTTGAGCCTTTGATATCTTAAGGTCATCATACTTAAAAGTGGTGTAGCTAAGGCCAAAGCCAAAGCCGTAAAGCGGTGTGCCTTTAAAGTAACGGTAAGTGCGGTTTTCCATGCTGTAATCAGTAAACGAAGCTAAGTCGGCATCGCCTTTATAAAATGTAACCGGCAAACGCCCTGACGGATTATAATCGCCAAACAGGATATCTGCTACAGCAGTGCCCGCAGCCTGTCCGCCATACCATGCATTTAAAATAGCAGGTATATGCTCTGACTCCCATGGTG contains the following coding sequences:
- a CDS encoding RagB/SusD family nutrient uptake outer membrane protein; translated protein: MKRINFKTLMLASVTTLLLTGCNDEILDETPRATYTPEYFKTEAGIYGGLTGMYAHLRYIYGQGYYYNSCLTGTDEVTYAQSADGNFKDMDMSGVGQITGTTSRTDVLWGAAWTNINSASGIIQYGSEAGISEALLSEARFFRAFDYFLLVQTFGGVPLDMGSGELKFNITPTRTSVRNTVPEVYTKAVFPDLLTAIENLPDAARVKGGVTKTVARLYLAKAYLTFAWWLDNPNGIATYPDAPRTDPDGHNSQWYYQQAYDVAVAGINNPGAYALQPTYYDVNVASNDRNSEILLYADHTQGSEFYNGGSLTYGNGGAPDNFASWLMTWNYTEMRSASNTSQSTLISSVQREASQPLGRPWTRMCPTINVVTGTFADKTNDSRYDGTFTTVYRGNWNKAGVANATLYNANNLTVAPGDAILTFLDEEPSQSIDYSNGTYKSNIGAGVLPGRADYVVSPQGISRRVYPGLWKIGPYRTDSGTGLGQPNAASTRPFNIAKFSELYFVAAEAAVKGAVTQGGRSARDLVNVIRARAGKWRWDNGANAARVEDNSAAITAATPATIDVNYILAERSREYYGEGYRWFDLVRTQKWNELASSYSICGPNVGDHTPQTFTRTIEPHMYLRPIPQGQLDAMTGDVLSYQNPGYN
- a CDS encoding sialate O-acetylesterase, which gives rise to MPKLISNGMVLQHSEKLKIWGWAAPGETVMLAFEAKTYKATANATGEWVIALPPHKPGGPYSMVFRASNAVTVTNILFGDVWLCSGQSNMELGMNRLMDTYPEEATAANDNIRQFLVPDVPVFKGRQADLEAGKWDAVSSATIADFSGVAYFFAKALYKKYHIPVGIINSALGGSPAQAWISEDGLKKFPGYYSELQEFKGDNLIAKIKEEDKNNSASWHKELNAKDIGLKNDWKKADFDDSKWDDFTLPGYWADGAAGNVNGAFWFRKTIDVPPGMAGKAARLELGRIVDADSVFVNNVFVGNTTYQYPPRKYKIDAGILKPGKNTIVVRVINSGGKGGFVLDKPYKLYAGSDTINLAGAWKYKQGCTMQPAKSQTFFTTKAGGLYNAMIAPLQNYTIKGALWYQGESNTAKPDEYFELMKTLIADWRSGWGKEFPFLYVQLPGFMDEKKEPGNSNWATLRDGQAKLLSVKNTAMAVTLDLGEWNDIHPLNKKDVGERLALNAEKLLYGDKSIVASGPTLKTIKREGSKLILTYENVGTGLTIKNGGALKYFAIAGKDGKYVWAKAEIKGENQVVVWSDAVIDPVSVSYAWADNPATANLYNKEGLPAAPFRKSAKQ
- a CDS encoding LacI family DNA-binding transcriptional regulator, yielding MSSITIKDIAKALNFSVSTISKALNNSYEISPETKKIINDYAKANNYRINRLAKSLKVGHTNSIGVIVCSYFSSTFLAQILDGIQKASQESGHDIIIMQSFENVDTEKACLESLISKGVDGILMAPVSETSNSDLLKDINQNHCPIVLFDRINSGIQTTKIGVNEYEGSLKATQHLININRKRIVFITGDKFGENNPRILGYKKALKNLDIPFNQRYMIHCNLENTEEMDARISSSIKELMELSIRPNAIFGATDVITTRTLGILAGLNIKVPEELAVIGFANTDIAFSLNPSLSTIRQPAREMGYLALTKLVEIIDAPNKRQHKFETVLLETSIQLRKSTGM
- a CDS encoding MFS transporter, with translation MKNTTGKYRWTICALLFFGTTINYLDRQVLSLLHPVLEKEFGWSNSDYGTITAVFQLAYAFFMLLAGRFVDKLGVKKGYTIALIVWSLGAMMHAFALEIGSFSANVLGLIGISAISVSVLGFIVSRLVLGMGESANFPAAIKATAEYFPKKERALATGIFNSGSNIGAILAPLTVPWLAYTFGWQSSFIIIGALGFVWLIFWLYYYDTPLKQKRLSKEELEYIASDTVFDKISEPEPEIKVNWLKLLTYRQTWAYTAGKFLTDGVWWFFLFWLPSYLTTQFNLTPTEITLPLAVLYTLTMVGSISGGWFPMYFINKGYASYDGRMKAMLIIAFFPLLILLIQPFGHLSYWVPALLIGVGASAHQAWSANVYSTVSDMFPKAAVASVTGIGGMAGGLSGALMSFFVGRIFDYYKSVGSISTGYTIVFTICAFSYLFAWMVMKLLVPKMKIVRL
- the uxaC gene encoding glucuronate isomerase; translation: MSYFLTENFILQSDIAERLYHGFAKNQPIVDYHSHLPPDAISADKKFENITDIWLKGDHYKWRAMRALGIEERYITGDAMDREKFRKWAETVPHTLRNPLFHWTHMELKNPFGIQELLNGNSADRIYDITGELLQSDGFSTQGLLQHFNVAMVGTTDDPTDTLEHHLALKESSLKTKVLPSFRPDKIFNIHQAEEFRTYVQKLSEVSGIIINDLGSLMEAYRIRIDYFDAAGCVTSDHGLVRIPPKGSYSVSDLNSILKSVLQGDSIKNIDIKDAFTFYVMSELSKLYFYKGWVQQFHLGALRNANAHKVLVLGADTGYDTVGDYKQGETLAAFLNHLEQEGKLAKTVLYNLNPADNTLFATMTGNFQGEGIRGKIQFGSGWWFLDQLDGMTKQLNALSNQGLISTFIGMLTDSRSFLSYSRHEYFRRLLCNLFAEDIRKGYLPNDINWIGSIISDICYNNAKNYFNL
- the uxuA gene encoding mannonate dehydratase, translating into MGANKLEQTWRWYGPDDTVSLQDVKQAGATGIVSALHHVAHGAVWTVEEILKRKKQIEDAGLVWSVVESVPVHEAIKTRTQDAEKYLDNYRQSLKNLSTCGLKTVCYNFMPVLDWTRTKLDLEMADGSKALYFNWSDLAYFDIYILKRENAATEYPEAILELAAERNATISAEEKATLTEVILMGVPGEDSITLASLQESIDTYQKIGFDGLRQNLLFFLNAIGNVCREEGIIMTIHPDDPPYPILGLPRIASNKEDLEFIINGVNEQYNGICFCTGSLGAGAHNDIPALFDAVKHRVHFIHLRNVKRDAQGNFYEADHLDGDVNMYAVMKAIVAENSKRSTPIPFRPDHGHQMLDDLNKVTHPGYSAIGRLRGLAELRGLELGIMGQ
- a CDS encoding SDR family oxidoreductase, which codes for MSVIDTFSLRGKVIVVTGGTGVLGESFIKAIAEAGGKIAILGRNEERAKERVAQAEALGAEAIAVTANVLDENEVIRAREEILARFGTIDGLVNAAGGNIPGATIGPDQNLFDSDITDTIKAIELNLYGTIIPTHIFGRVIAEKGKGSIVNISSLAASQAITRGLGYNVAKHGVDGYTKWMASEMSLRYGDKVRVNCIAPGVFLTEQNRTLLTNPDGSFTERAQKFVSGTPFSRLGDPQELAGTLVYLLSDASGFVNGERIFVDGGFNAWSGV